In Clavibacter californiensis, the sequence CGCTCCGCGTCGGCCCCGCTCCGGCGCGCGCGTAGCCTGGACGCATGAGCACCTCGCTGGGGATGCCGGCGATGCCGCGTCCCGCCGCCGCTCCGGGCCCCGCCCGGCCCGACGATCCGGCGCTCCTCGACCCCTTCGGCCGGCGCGCGACCGACCTCCGCATCTCGCTCACCGACCGCTGCAACCTGCGCTGCACCTACTGCATGCCGGCCGAGGGACTCCCGTTCACGCCCGACCGGCAGGCGCTGCAGCTCGCCGAGATCGAGCGGCTCGTGCGCATCGGCACGCGCGACCTCGGCGTCCGCCAGGTGCGCTTCACGGGCGGCGAGCCCCTGCTCCGCCGCGACCTCATCGAGATCATCGCCGCGTGCGCCGCGATCCCCGACCGACCCGAGATCTCCCTCACCACCAACGCGATCGGCCTCTCGTCGCGCGCGCAGGCCCTCAAGGACGCGGGGCTCGACCGGATCAACGTGTCGCTCGACTCCGTGCACGCCGAGACGTTCCGGCTCATCACGCGCCGCCCGTTCCTCGACCGCGTGCTCGACGGGATCGACGCCGCAGCTGCTGCGGGGCTCGCGCCCATCAAGATCAACGCGGTGCTCGTGCGCGGCGTCAACGACGACCAGGCGGCGGATCTCCTCGAGTGGGCGGTCGCGGGCGGACACCAGCTGCGCTTCATCGAGCAGATGCCGCTCGACGCCGACCACGCGTGGGACCGCGACGAGATGATCACGGCCGCCGAGATCCGCGCGCGCCTGTCGGAGCGCTTCACGCTCGTGCCCGACGAGGAGCCGCGCGACGGATCCCCCGCCGAGCTCTGGCGCGTGCACTCGCGCGAGGGCGGGGCGGGCACGGCGATGCTCGGCCGCGTGGGCGTCATCGCGAGCGTCACCGAGCCGTTCTGCGCCGACTGCCGCCGCACGCGCCTCACCGCGACGGGCGGCGTGCGCAGCTGCCTCTTCTCGCACACCGAGACCGACCTGCTCGCTCCTCTCCGCTCCGGCGCGTCCGACCAGGAGATCGCCGACCTCTGGCGCGGCGCGATGTGGGCGAAGCCGAAGGGCCACGGCATGGACGACGCCGACTTCATCCAGCCCGCCCGCTCCATGAGCGCGATCGGGGGCTGACGTGATCCTCTCCGTGGAGCTCTTCGCCGCAGCTGCCGCCGCGCTCGGCCGCACGACCGACGAGCTGGAACTGCCGTCCGCAGCTGTGCTCGGCGACCTCATGGACGCGCTCGGCGCCCGTGCCGCCGCGAGCTCGGATCCGGCGAACGCGTCCGCCGTCCTCGCCCGCTGCACCTACCTCGTCGAGGGCGTCGCGACCACGGACCGGGACGCACCCCTCACCGCCGGTAGCGCCGTGGACGTGCTGCCGCCGTTCTCGGGCGGCTGAATCCGACGCGCTCGCACCCGTTGGCAGGGACGCGTCGCAGCGGGAGGGTGGGGCATGCCCGGCGAACCCGACCCCGATCCCACCCGCGTCCGCGACCAGCCCGCGATCCGCATCGGGCGCCGCCGGCAGTGGCTCGTCCCCGCGGGGCTGATGGCGGGGATCACCGTCGGACTGCTCGTCGCGGCGCTCGGGCTGGAGACGGTGATCCCGCTGGCGGGGATCACCGCGACGGCCCTCCTCTACCTCGCCATGCTCGTCGTCGCAGCGGCGGTGAGCACAGCGCGCATCCGGAACCTCGCCTTCGCCTGGCTCATGGGCATCATCGCCGTCGTCGCGCTCGGGTCGCTGCTCCTCCTGCTGCTGTCGGAGCGCACGGGCGCCTGACGGCGGGGCGCCGCTCCCGCCGCTCCCCTGTGCGCGGAGGTCCAGCTCGGCGACGACCGCGGCGACGCGCCGACGGGCAGCGGCATCCAGCCCCGTCGTCGTCCGTGGGCGGGTGCGGGGATCACCGCATCCTGACGCGCGTGGGCGTCAGACGCCGGGCCCGGCGCGCTGACGCGCGCCCGCTCCGTCAGCGCCCGTCGTACGCCGCCTGCAGCTCGGCCACGACGAGCCGGCCCATGCCCATCATCGCGGCCATGGCGCGCGCGGCGCCCTCGGGGTCGGGCCCGCCGATCGTGGACGCCATCGCCTCCGGGACGACCTGCCACCAGAAGCCCCAGCGGTCGCGCACCCAGCCGCAGCGGCCCTCGGTCCCGCCGTCGGCGAAGGCGTCCCAGTAGCGGTCGACCTCCTCCTGGTCCGCGGCCGAGATCGACAGGGACACCGCCTCGGTCGCCTGCATGCCCGGGCCGCCGTTCAGCAGGCGGATCCCCTGGCCGTCGAGCTCGACGTCGATCACGAGGGCGGTGCCGCGGAGGGCCGGGTCGGGGAAGTCGTCGGGGTAGCGCGAGGTGTCGGTGATCCGCGAGTCGGGGAACAGGTCGACGTAGAACCGGGCCGCCTCCTCGATCTCCTCGCCGAACCAGAGGGTGGGGGTGATGCGCGGCATGGCTGCTCCTCGTGTCGGACGGCGGCATCGACGCGCGCCGGCGTCGCCACGCTAGCCACCGGAGAGCCTGCCGGCCAGAGCCCGACCGACAGCGGATGCGGCGGGCGACTCAGGACGTGCGGCGCCCCGCGAGGACTGCCTCGAGGACGGCAGCGCCGCGATCCGCGTCCGCCACGGTGACCAGCCGCGCTCGACCGCCGCTGAGCCGCACGACGAGGCCGGGCCCGGATCGGGTGACGTACGCCAGCCCACGACCTGAGAGGCGCAGGCCCCAGCCGCCCCACTGCCCCGGCGAGACGTCCTCCCACCCGGCCGACTCGATGCGGGCGAGCGGGACGCGCATGATCGGGATCCGCGTCCACGCCGACACGACGCGGAACCCGCGCCGGTCGACCGTGACGTCGACGCGGGCGAGAGCGAGCACGGCGACGCCGGCCACGACCAGCGGGATGCCGGTGAGCGCGGCGGTGCCGGCGTCCCCCGCCGACGCGCTGGCCGCGGCGACGAACCCGAGCACCACGACGGCCGCGCCGATGCCCGCGAACCATCCGCTGCCGGTGCGCCCGCGCCAGGCCACGCGGGCCGTGGCGGGGATCTCGAGCGGCGCCACGTCGTGCGCGGGGACGGGTCCGGCGGCGCGGACCAGGACGGCCACGGGGATCCCGGCCGCCACTGCTCCCACCCCGAGGAGCACGACGCTCCACGCGACGGGGAAGGTGCCGTCGCCGACGGCGGCGGACGCCGCGATCGCGATCCATCCCGCGGAGAGGATGCCCGTCACGAGGTTCGCGACGAGGAGCACCGTGGCCGCCGTGCGCCGGTCCCGTGCCCGCAGGGCGGCGACGGCCAGCGCCACGGACACGACCGCGAGGCCCAGCGCGACCGCGAGCATCACCCAGGGCGAGCCCCATCCGTCGGGCGTCCCGTCGGCGGCGAAGTGGACGGCTATGCGGGCGGGCAGCTCCGGCGCGAGCAGGACGGCCGCGACGCCGAGCGCAAGGGCGATGACCGCCGCCGGGGCGACCACCGCCACGCGCGCGCCGGTCGGCAGGGGCGAGGGTGCTGTGGTGGTCATCGTGCTCCCTTGATCATGGTGAGGAGGTCGTCGAGCGGCACCTCGAGGGTGTCCGCCTGGTCGCGCAGCTCCTCGACGAGCGTCCGCAGGCGGTCGAAGGACGCGTTGCCCGAGCGGATCACCGTCGCGCCGCGGCCTCGACGCAGCTCGATCAGCCCGTCCGCCTTGAGGCTCGCGTACGCGCGGAGCACCGTGTGCATGTTCACCTCGACGGAGGCGGCGAGGTCGCGCGCCGACGGCAGCCGCTCCCCGCTCGCGAGCTCGCCGCGCGCTATCGCGTAGCGGATCTGCGTGGCCACCTGCTCGGCGAGCGAGGCCTTCGCCGCAGGATCCACCGTGATGAGCATGTTCGCATTCTATGCGAACAATCTCCCTCAGAGCGAGGGGCGGGTCACGCCGACTCGCGCACCACCAGCTGGTGCCGCACCGTGCGGATCACCTCGGGGCCGGAGCGCGGCAGGTCGCCCGCGATCATCGCGACCGCGAGGTCGAGCGCGTGGCGGGCGAGCTCGTCGAGGTCGACCGCGAGCGTCGTGAGGGTCGGCGCGAGCAGGCGGCCGAGCGAGAGGCCGTCGATGCCGACCACGCGCACGTCGCCCGGCACGTCGACGCCCGCGCGACGGCAGGCGGAGAGCACGCCGAGGGCGCACACGTCGTTGAAGGCGACGATCGCGTCGGCCGTGCGCGGGCGGGCGACGACGCGCTCGGTCGCGACGGCGGCGGCCTCCGCCGTGGGCGCGGATGCGCGGACGACGGACACCTCCATCGACCGCGCCTCGAACGCGCGCACGAGCAGGGCGGCGCGGGGGCTGGGGCCCGCAGCGACCGCGGCGTCGAGCACGACCGGGTGCCGCACGCCGACCGCGTCGAGGTGGTCGGCGAGGGCGTCGATCGCCTCCGAGGGATCCAGCTGCACGGCGGCGCGCAGGGGGTCGCCGCGCGGATCCAGCTCGACGACCGGCACCGAGCCGAGCCGCGCGATCCACTCGGCGGCGCGCGATCCGAGGGTCCCGATCACGGCGTCGGTCTGCGCGCCGAGGGCTTCGACCATGCGGTCGGAGTCGGCGGCGAGGCCCACGTCGGCGAGCGACACGTTCCAGCCTCGTGCCGCCGCGATGCGCACGACCGCGGCCGCGAGCTCGGGCGACCACGGGTTCCGCAGGTCGTCGACCACGAGGCCGAGCTGGTGGTCCCCGCCCGTCACGAGCCCGCGCCCGAACCGCGACGGGCGGTACGCGAGCTGATCCGCGGCGTCGAGCACGCGCCGCTTCGTCTCCTCGCTGATGCCCGGCATGCCGTTCATCGCGCGCGTCACGGTCTGGCGGGAGACCCCGGCGGCGGCCGCGACGTCGTGGATCGTGGCGCGGCCGGCCGCCTCCCGGCCGGCCGCGCCCGACCCGCTCAGCCGCGCAGGTCCAGCCACGCCACCTGCTCCGGGGTGAGCTCGATCGACAGGCCGCGCATCGAGGAGCGGACCTCCGTGATGGTGCGCGGGCCGAACAGCGGGAAGGTCGGGAACGGCTGCGCGAGCACGTAGGCGAGCGCGATCGCCGTGGCCTGCACGCCGTGCTGGGCGGCGAGCTCCTCGGCGCGGCGGAGGCGCTCGAAGTTGTCGTCGCCGTAGTAGCAGCGCACGAGCTCCGGGTCGCTCAGGTCGTCGGGACGGGCGCGGCCCGTGAAGAAGCCGCGGGCCTGCGACGACCACGGCAGCAGCGGGATCTGCCGCTCCTCGAGCCAGGCCTTGGAGGCCGGATCCGTGACGTGCACGCATCCCGCCCACGGCACGTCGTACGCCTCGGCCAGGCCGAAGTGGTCGCTCAGCGCCTGGAACCCGGCCCGGCCGTTCGCCTTCGCGTAGGCCTGCGCCTCGTCGAAGCGCTCGGGCGTCCAGTTGGAGACGCCGTAGGAGCGGATCCGCCCGGCGCGCTGGTGCTCGTCCATCACGTCGACGAACTCCCCCACCGGCACCTCGAGGTTGTCGCGGTGCATGAGGTAGATGTCGGCGTAGTCGGTGCCCTGGCGCTCGAGGCTCTCCAGCAGCTGGCTCGTGAGCGACTCGGGATCGCAGTGCGGGGTGTGGGCGCCCTTGGTGATCACGACGACGTCCTCGCGGATGCCGCGGTTCCGGATCCACGTGCCCAGGCGGCCCTCGAGCACGCCGCCGCCGTAGATGTAGCCGGTGTCGAAGGCGTTGCCGCCCTGCTCGACGAAGTGGTCGAAGATCGCGGAGGCGTGCGCGAGGTCGGGCTGGTTGTCGACGCCCATGACGAGACGCGACATGCGCTTGCCGACTCCGGGGATCTCGCCGTAGAGCATCGGGCTGTCGTCGCGGACCGCGAGGGGCCGGCCGGAGACGGTGGGGATGTCCGCGTCCTCCGACTCGAACGGGTAGCGGAGCTGGAGCGCGGCGCGCCACCGGTCGAGCGTGCGGGCCGTGGCGAGCGTCTCGTCGAGCGTCATCTGGGCGGCCTCGCCGAGACCCGCCGCGAGCGCGTCGGTCGTGGCGTCGGCCTCGATCGCGTACGGCTTCGCGCCCGCGAAGGTGAGCGTGCGCGGCTCCTCGCCGACGACGGAGACCTCGATGGTGGGCGTGTCGCCGAGGGTCCACGGGTCGCTGAGGTGGATGCGGCCCTTCGAGCCGTGGATAGTGAGCGCCTGCGGCTCGTCGAGCGCGACGCCCGTGCGGAGGGTCGCGGTGATGCCCTGCTGCCCGGCGCCGCCGCGGTAGGTCGCGCGCGCGACGGACCACTCGTCGACGCCGGTCGGGCCGACCGTTCCGTCCACCTCCAGGGTGAGCGGCTCGGCGACGGCGATCCCGGTCGCGGCCTGCACCACGGCGGCCGCGGCGGTGACCGTGTAGCCGCCGACGTCGAGGATCCCGCCGCCCGCGGTCGCGGTGTCGTAGAGGCGCCCGGTGCGGGATCCGGTGCGGAAGGAGAAGGACGCGTCGACGTGGGCGACGTCGCCGATCACGCCCTCGCGCAGCAGGTCGAGGAGCGCCGCGGTCTGCGGGTGGAAGCGGTACATGTACGCCTCGACGAGCGGGACGCCCGCCGTGCGGGCCGCGTCGACGAGCGCCATCGCGGTGCCGTGGTTGACGGCGAGCGGCTTCTCGCAGAGGACGGCCTTGCCGGCCTCGAGCGCGCGGATGACGAGGTCGGCGTGGCCGGTGTGCACGGTGGAGATGTAGACGGCGTCGACGGCCGGATCCGCGAGGACGGCGTCGTAGTCGGCGCCCGTGACGTCGGCGAAGCCGTGGTCGGCCGCCTCCGCCGCGAAGGCGCCGGCGCGCTCGACGCTCGAGCTGCCGGCGGCGACGAGGCGGGCGGCGCGCTCGCTCGCGGGGAGCTGGGAGAGGAAGCGGCGGGCGATGCTGCCCGGGCCGAGGACCGCCCAGCCGGGTGCGGTCGTGGTGGTCGGGGTGGGATCGGTCATGGTGGAGCCCTTCGCGGCGTCATCGGCGTGAACGTTCACGACGACGCTACGGGCGGGGATCCGGTCACGTCAAGAGCGGCCGACCATCGGGCACGTGAACGTTCACGGTCACCTCATCGACCGTTCCCGCCGGAGATGCCGCCGCCGTCGCGTCACGTTCCGTCACGCGGGCCCCGGATCGCAGCCGGGCTGCCTATCGTCGAGCACACCACGGCCCGCCGGCCGACCCGACCCGCACGACGAAGGAGCGCACCATGCCGCAGCACCCCAAGGGATCCGTCCTCGAGTTCGACCTCCTCGGGACGGGATCCGGCGTCCTCCAGGAGGTGTCCATCGCGGGAAGCGAGCACACCGTCCGCGCCGAGGGCCACCCCGCGTTCGGCGGCACGGACAGCGCGCCCAGCCCGCTCGACCTCGTGCTCTCCGCGTACGTCTCGTGCAACCAGGTGACGGCGACGATCATCGCGCTCGGCCAGGGCATCACCCTCGGCGCCTTCGAGGGCCGCGTGCAGGCCGAGCTCGACAACTCCGTCCTCGTCTTCGGCGCCGAGGGCGACGGCACGTTCCAGCGCCTGACCCTCACGGTCGACCTCGAGACCGAGCTCGACGACGCCGCCTTCGACGCGTTCGTCGCCGAGGTCGCGCGCCGCTGCCCGCTCACGCAGCTCTTCGAGCGGGCCGGGGTGCAGATCACGAACGCCTGGACGAACCGGGCGCTCGCGCGGGTCTGATCACCCCACCGGAGACGGCCTGCGGCGGAGGCGTCCGC encodes:
- a CDS encoding OsmC family protein; translated protein: MPQHPKGSVLEFDLLGTGSGVLQEVSIAGSEHTVRAEGHPAFGGTDSAPSPLDLVLSAYVSCNQVTATIIALGQGITLGAFEGRVQAELDNSVLVFGAEGDGTFQRLTLTVDLETELDDAAFDAFVAEVARRCPLTQLFERAGVQITNAWTNRALARV
- a CDS encoding MoaD/ThiS family protein, producing MILSVELFAAAAAALGRTTDELELPSAAVLGDLMDALGARAAASSDPANASAVLARCTYLVEGVATTDRDAPLTAGSAVDVLPPFSGG
- a CDS encoding LacI family DNA-binding transcriptional regulator, translated to MAGPARLSGSGAAGREAAGRATIHDVAAAAGVSRQTVTRAMNGMPGISEETKRRVLDAADQLAYRPSRFGRGLVTGGDHQLGLVVDDLRNPWSPELAAAVVRIAAARGWNVSLADVGLAADSDRMVEALGAQTDAVIGTLGSRAAEWIARLGSVPVVELDPRGDPLRAAVQLDPSEAIDALADHLDAVGVRHPVVLDAAVAAGPSPRAALLVRAFEARSMEVSVVRASAPTAEAAAVATERVVARPRTADAIVAFNDVCALGVLSACRRAGVDVPGDVRVVGIDGLSLGRLLAPTLTTLAVDLDELARHALDLAVAMIAGDLPRSGPEVIRTVRHQLVVRESA
- the moaA gene encoding GTP 3',8-cyclase MoaA, translating into MSTSLGMPAMPRPAAAPGPARPDDPALLDPFGRRATDLRISLTDRCNLRCTYCMPAEGLPFTPDRQALQLAEIERLVRIGTRDLGVRQVRFTGGEPLLRRDLIEIIAACAAIPDRPEISLTTNAIGLSSRAQALKDAGLDRINVSLDSVHAETFRLITRRPFLDRVLDGIDAAAAAGLAPIKINAVLVRGVNDDQAADLLEWAVAGGHQLRFIEQMPLDADHAWDRDEMITAAEIRARLSERFTLVPDEEPRDGSPAELWRVHSREGGAGTAMLGRVGVIASVTEPFCADCRRTRLTATGGVRSCLFSHTETDLLAPLRSGASDQEIADLWRGAMWAKPKGHGMDDADFIQPARSMSAIGG
- a CDS encoding GntR family transcriptional regulator, with amino-acid sequence MLITVDPAAKASLAEQVATQIRYAIARGELASGERLPSARDLAASVEVNMHTVLRAYASLKADGLIELRRGRGATVIRSGNASFDRLRTLVEELRDQADTLEVPLDDLLTMIKGAR
- a CDS encoding VOC family protein, which translates into the protein MPRITPTLWFGEEIEEAARFYVDLFPDSRITDTSRYPDDFPDPALRGTALVIDVELDGQGIRLLNGGPGMQATEAVSLSISAADQEEVDRYWDAFADGGTEGRCGWVRDRWGFWWQVVPEAMASTIGGPDPEGAARAMAAMMGMGRLVVAELQAAYDGR
- a CDS encoding aldo/keto reductase; the encoded protein is MTDPTPTTTTAPGWAVLGPGSIARRFLSQLPASERAARLVAAGSSSVERAGAFAAEAADHGFADVTGADYDAVLADPAVDAVYISTVHTGHADLVIRALEAGKAVLCEKPLAVNHGTAMALVDAARTAGVPLVEAYMYRFHPQTAALLDLLREGVIGDVAHVDASFSFRTGSRTGRLYDTATAGGGILDVGGYTVTAAAAVVQAATGIAVAEPLTLEVDGTVGPTGVDEWSVARATYRGGAGQQGITATLRTGVALDEPQALTIHGSKGRIHLSDPWTLGDTPTIEVSVVGEEPRTLTFAGAKPYAIEADATTDALAAGLGEAAQMTLDETLATARTLDRWRAALQLRYPFESEDADIPTVSGRPLAVRDDSPMLYGEIPGVGKRMSRLVMGVDNQPDLAHASAIFDHFVEQGGNAFDTGYIYGGGVLEGRLGTWIRNRGIREDVVVITKGAHTPHCDPESLTSQLLESLERQGTDYADIYLMHRDNLEVPVGEFVDVMDEHQRAGRIRSYGVSNWTPERFDEAQAYAKANGRAGFQALSDHFGLAEAYDVPWAGCVHVTDPASKAWLEERQIPLLPWSSQARGFFTGRARPDDLSDPELVRCYYGDDNFERLRRAEELAAQHGVQATAIALAYVLAQPFPTFPLFGPRTITEVRSSMRGLSIELTPEQVAWLDLRG
- a CDS encoding DUF1648 domain-containing protein, which produces MTTTAPSPLPTGARVAVVAPAAVIALALGVAAVLLAPELPARIAVHFAADGTPDGWGSPWVMLAVALGLAVVSVALAVAALRARDRRTAATVLLVANLVTGILSAGWIAIAASAAVGDGTFPVAWSVVLLGVGAVAAGIPVAVLVRAAGPVPAHDVAPLEIPATARVAWRGRTGSGWFAGIGAAVVVLGFVAAASASAGDAGTAALTGIPLVVAGVAVLALARVDVTVDRRGFRVVSAWTRIPIMRVPLARIESAGWEDVSPGQWGGWGLRLSGRGLAYVTRSGPGLVVRLSGGRARLVTVADADRGAAVLEAVLAGRRTS